The Bradyrhizobium sp. WSM471 genome includes the window GCCGGGCATGACCGCCCTGGTGAAGATCGTGATCGAGCGGCAGGACGACGTGCTGAAAGTGCCGCTTGCCGCGTTGCGCTTCCAGCCCTCCGGCACGCCGCCGGATGCCGCGGCGCGCAGCGGGGTGTGGGCGCGCACCGCAAGCGGCTCACTCAGGCGTATTCCCGTGACGGTCGGCGCGGCCGGCACCGAGCAGGTCGCGCTCAGGAGCGGAGACCTCGTCGAGGGTAGCCAGGTCGCCGTGGGACAGGCGATTCGGCCCGCCGGCATGGAATTTCTCGGCATCAGGTTTGGGTCATGACAGCCTCCCTGCCCCTCATCAGCCTGCAGTCGGTCTCCAGGACCTATCGCGCCGATGGAGTGGCGGTGACTGCGGTGCGCAATGTCAGCTTCGACATCGAACGAGGCGAGATCGTCGCGGTGATGGGACCGTCCGGCTCGGGAAAGTCGACGCTGATGAACATGATCGGGCTGCTCGACCTGCCGAGCGAGGGCGCGCTATATCTCGAGGGTGCCGACGTCGCCGATCTCTCGGAAGACCACCGGTCGTCCCTGCGCGCCCGCAGCATCGGCTTCGTGTTCCAGTCCTACAATCTGCTCGCTCGCCACAATGCGATTGAGAACGTCGCGCTGCCGCTGGTCTATTGCGGCATCGGCCGCAAGGAACGTCTGGCCCGCGCCGAGCAGAGCCTGGAGGCCGTCGGCATGGTGCACCGGGCCCACCACTTCCCTCGGCAGCTCTCGGGCGGCGAGCAGCAGCGCGTCGCGATCGCGCGCGCCCTGATCGCCTCCCCGCTGATCGTGCTCGCCGACGAGCCGACCGGCGCGCTCGACAGCCGCACCGGCGCCGAGATACTGGCCCTGTTCGCCGCGCTCAACCGGACCGGCCAGACCATCGTGATGATCACCCATGACCCCGGCATCGCGACCCAGTGCCGGCGCACGATCCGCCTGCATGACGGCGCGCTCGTCGCTGACGAAACACCGGCTCCGATCCTGCCGAAACGGAGCGCTGCGCCATGACGATGCTCCAGGGTTTTCAGATCGCCTTGCACGCCTTGCGTCTCAATCCGTTGCGCAGCATCCTCACCATGCTCGGCATCGTGATCGGCGTTGCCTCCATCGTGACCGTGTTTGCGATCGGATCCGGCGCGCAGCTTCGCCTCCAGGAGCAGATCCGCTCGATCGGCGCCAACGTGCTGATGATCAACCCCGGCGCGGTCTACCAGGGCGGCGTGCGCCTCAAGGATGGCAGCAAGCTGACCATGACCGAGAGCGACGTGCAGGCGATCCTCGAACAGATCCCCGAGATCCAGGCAGCGGCCGGCTCGATTGCAGGAACGGCCCAGGTCATTCACGAGAGCAAGAACTGGAACACGACGATCAACGGGACGACGACCGGGCACTTCATGGTGCGCGACTGGCAGCTTGCGACCGGCCGCTATTTTTCCAGCACCGAGGAGGCAGGCGCCGGCAAGGTCGTGATCCTCGGCAGCACGGTGGCGCAGGAGCTGTTCGCGCCCGGCGAGGATCCGATCGGCGCACAGATCAGGATCATGAAGGTGCCGCTCGAAGTGGTCGGCGTTCTCGATCGCAAGGGGCCGGCGCAGGACGACGTCGCCTTCGTGCCGCTCACCACGGCCAAGCTGCGCTTCCTCGGCAGCGCGAGCAACATCAACCGGGATTCGGTCGCCTACATCATCGCCAAGGTGGCTGCGGATGGACAGATGGCGGGGGCGCGAACGGAGATCGAAAACCTGCTGCGGCAGCGCCACCGTATCCCCGCTGGTCAGGAAGACGACTTCAAGGTCCAGGATCCGGCCGCCGCCATGGAAGCGCAGCAGGGAGCGATCCGCACCGTCGCGCTCCTGCTCGTCGCTATCGCCTCGGTCTCGCTGCTCGTTGGCGGCATCAGCATCATGAATGTCATGATCGTGTCGGTCACCGAGCGCACGCGAGAGATCGGAATTCGCCGCGCGCTTGGCGGGCGGATGCGGGACATCCGTCTTCAGTTTCTCTGCGAGGCGCTCGTGCTCTGCCTGCTCGGCGGCGCGATCGGCGTCGGAGCCGGCGTCACGCTCTCGATGACGGTGGCTCGCATGGCAGGATGGATCACCTCGATCGACGGCCAGGCGATCGGCCTTGCCCTCGCCTTCTCGATCGCGACCGGCCTGATCTTCGGTTTTTATCCTGCACACAAGGCATCCAAGCTCAGTCCGATCGAGGCACTCAAGACGGAGTGAGAACATGCTGGGGTGTTCGCATCGACCAAAGGCCACGGAGGAGCAGTCATGAGTCCGGATCCGAAAAATTCGATCACACCAACGCCACGCGAGCGGGACCTGATGATGCTGATCGCGCGCGGAATGCAGAACAAGAACATCGCGTACGAGCTCAAGATCTCGGAGAACACGGTCCGGGCCCATATCGGCAACATCATGCGCAAATACCGTCTCCAGAACCGGACCCAGATCGCGATCATCTTTGCCCTGCACGCGGCACCGCCATCGCTTCGCCGCAACCTGGCCAATGGCGGCCGCACTTCCACGACGGCCGCGCCGGCCAAGGCGGTCGCGCAGACTACGCCGGTGCCGACCGCGCCGGATTGACGGCTCGGGCCACAATCTCTTGCGTCATTTCGGGTGAAACACCCAAGTCCGGGGTCAACGGACCGGCGACAAAATATTTCTCTTTATTAGAATTCGGATTTTTGTTAAGAATCCCTCACTCCGGCCCAAGGAAGAGGGGCGTATCGCGATCGTCACGAACGCGGGCCGGACGGCGGTGGACGTTGGTCACATCGGCGCGAACGACTTCGCAGGGCGGGCAACCGTGAGTGAAGGCGTCGCGCACACGACCGGTGTGATCGGCGTACGGCAAAATCGTGTGGTCCTGGCGCCCGGGGTCTGTGCGCCAAGCGTTGCGGTGATGTGGGTTGCCCAACCGGGCACGCGCATCAGCCATCCGCAAGGCGACGGGGGCAATAGTGCATCGCTCCCCGGGGAGATCACGACATAAGCCGTAAAGCCACTGCGCAGGGAAGGCCGGATGTTTTGGCTTCACCTGTATGCCGCTGTGCAGATTTTTTATTGCAACTTCGCACAGTGGACCGTGGGTGCCAGCCGGCACCCGGTCTTCCCTGCGCCCTCTTTCAATTGAGGGTGAGGCGACGAAGCAAAGCTCGGGCGGAATGCCGCGAGGCTGCGATCCCATGTCGGTTGTCCAACAACGGTCTCGTGCCCCGGACGCAACGCAGCGCCTCTTGGCGGTGCGCTGCAGAGCCGGGACCCATGCAACAGCGTGCCGTGGGACCTGCTGGGTCCCGGCTCTGCGCAGCACCGCTACGCGCTGCAGCGCGTCCGGGACACGCGAGCGGCCGCCACCCTTCTTTGCATGACGCTCCGCTCTTGTAACAAAAGCGTCATGCAGCGAAACTAAACGAAGCCGGGGCCGCGGTTGGCGGCCAAGCCGCTCGCAGGGAGAGATTTTGATGCGCCGTTCACTGGTGTTGCTGTCAGCCGGACTGACAGTGTTGTCCGCCGGACTCTCGACCGGACCTGCCTCCGCCGAAAACAACACGCCCCGCAACCTGATCCTGTTCATTCCGGACGGTCTGCGGGCGCTGAAGGTCACCCCCGAGACCGCCCCCGCAATGGCCGAAATCCGCGACAAGGGCGTCAACTTCAAGAATTCGCACTCGCTGTTCCCGACCTTCACCATGGCCAACGGCTCGGCGATGTCGACCGGCCACTATCTCGGCGATACCGGTGTATTCTCCAACACAATCTGGACCAACTACACCTCGGTGCCCGCCGGCGACACTGTCGTCCCCTTCATCGAGAACGACGCCGTGCTCGGCGACATCGACGAGCATTTCAAGGGCGACTATCTCAATGAAGAAACCATCCTGAAGCTGGCTCGCGACAAGGGGCTGAGCACCGCGGCGATCGGCAAGGTCGGCCCGACCTATCAGTTCGACCACACCGACAAGCCTGAAAAGGCCGGCCTGCATTCGGTCGTTTTCGACGATGCGACCGGCGGCAAAAATGGCGTGGCGCTGTCGGACGAGGTCAAGGACGCGCTGACCAAGGCCGGCCTGCCCCTCGCCACGCCGCCGCGCGGCGACAACTCCAAGGCGGGCGATGCCAAGACGCCCGGCACAACGGTCGCCAACGTCGCGCAGCAGGCCTATTTCGCCGACGTCGCGGCCAAGGTCGTGCTGCCGATGTTCAAGGCGCGCAACAAGCCGTTCGTGCTGGTGTTCTGGTCGCGCGATCCGGATGGCACCCAGCATAACCAGGGCGACAGCCTCAACCAGATCATGCCCGGCATCAACGGTCCGAGCACCATGGCGAGCATCAAGAATGCCGACAGCAACCTCGCCCAGCTCCGCAGGGCGCTGGACGAGCTCGGCCTTGCCGCCACCACCAACATCATGGTCCAGGCCGACCACGGCTTCTCGACCATCTCCAAGGAAAGCAAGACCAGCCCCTCGGCCAAGGTCAGCTATGACGACACGCCGAAGGACTTTTTGCCGATGGGCTTTCTGGCGCTCGACCTCGCCAAGGCGCTCGACCTGCCGCTGTTCGATCCCAACGACAAGAACGCCAAGGTCGAGGGTAACAAGCATCCGAAGGCCGGCAACGGCGTCCTCGGCAAGGATCCGGAAAAGCCCGATCTCGTCGTCGCCACCAATGGCGGCTCCGACCTGATCTATCTACCGAACAAGGACAAGAAGCTGGCGGCCAGGACCATCAAGACGCTGCTCGAGCAGGACTACGTCTCCGGCCTGTTCGTCGACGACTCGCTCGGCCGCTTCCCCGGCACCCTGCCGCTGTCGAGCATCAACCTGCGCGGCAAGGCGGCGACGCCGACGCCGGCGATCGTCGTCAACTTCCGCTCCTATGCCAGCGATTGCGGCGAGGCGCCGACCAACTGCTCGGTACAGGTCGCCGACACCGTGCTGCGCCAGGGCCAGGGCATGCATGGCAGCTTCAGCCGCGGTGACACCATGAACTTCATGGCGGCGATCGGTCCGGACTTCAAAGCCGGCTATGTCAGCGAGATCCCGGTCAGCAATGCCGACGTCGGCATGACGGCCGCCCAGCTCCTCGGCCTGCGCAGTTCGCAGAACGGCGGCCTCGTTGGCCGCGTGATGTCGGAGGCCCTGCCCAACGGAATCATGCCGAAGGCGTACAAGGGGGTCGAGAAGTCCAAGAAGTCCGAGAACGGCCTGCAGACCGTGCTGAACTTCCAGCGCGTCGGCAGCCAGCGCTATTTCGACGCTGCCGGTTTCCCGGGCCGCACGCTCGGGCTGGAGCCGGACGCCGGCAAACAAAAAACGGCGGGGAAATAACCCCGCCGTTCAAATGCGTCCTCGTGAGAGGCGCAGAATTTTACATGCCCAAAATCTTACATGCCGATGTCGAACACGTTGGGCAATTGGCCCGCCAGAGGCAGCGCGGTGGCGCCCAGGAAGGTCGCCACCATCGCCATCAGGCGACGGTTGTTCTGGCGCTTGCCGCGCATTTGGCTGGCGATCCACTCGAGCATTTCGCTGTTGACCTTGGAGGCATAGGACGGCGCCCATCCTTCGATATCGGACTCGGCCGACAGCGCGACGCTGCGCGGCGGCACCTTCAGGCCGGAGGCGCTGGCGGCATAATGGGCCACGGCCTTGGCGAGCAGGTCGTCGAAACGGCCGCCATCGGTGCGCTCGGTCGCGGCTTCGTTGATCTCGAACAGCACTTCGGCCTCAGCACGGCTGACCGGCTGGTCGTTGACAGCCGAGGCGGTGAGAATGCGGGCACACCAGGCGGTGTCATCGGCATCGAGCGAGCGGGAGAAATGCACCCTTCCCTTGGTGGTGGGGCCTTCGCCAGTGATCACGCCGTCGCGCACGATAGTCAGTGCATGGGCCGAGGTATCGCGGCAGGACGGTTCAAGGGACGGCGACTCAACAGACTTATGCGCAGCGGCAGACATAGTTCACTTCCAGATTTCTTCTGACCGGCCAGCAATTTCATGCCGGCGTAAAGGGGTGGTTAATGATTCGGTACGGGGATCGCGACTTTTTGAGATGGTTGCCAATTGGTCGCTGTCAGGACCATTTCGGTTCTGACAAGCGACGGGCGAGCGTGATGGAAGTCATAAAAGGCTTTCTCGGGGCAATCGCGCCCGTATAGCCCCGGTGGAGATGTTTCGCCGCAGGCGCGGCTGTAACAAAAAGGTGCTAGGAAATCAGGCCTTCAAAGAAGGAATTCACATTTTACTTGAAGCGGTTCAGTTAGCGTTCACTTGGGATCGTGGAGCCCCTATAATGGTCCCGACGGTCAAAGATGAATTCGCAAGCAAATTCAATGGCATGAGGTAGAACCATGACACTTCCGATCGGCGCCACCGCCCCCGACTTCGAAGCCGAGACCACCGAAGGGAAGATCAAGTTCCACGACTGGATCGGCAATAGCTGGGCGCTGCTGTTCTCGCACCCCAAGGACTTCACGCCGGTTTGCACGACCGAGCTCGGCGCGCTCGCCAGGCTGAAGCCGGAATTCGACAAGCGCGGGGTCAAGCTGATGGGTCTCTCGGTCGATCCGGTCGACCGCCACGCCAAATGGTCGGAGGACATCAAGGAGACGCAAGGCGCAGCGCCGAACTTCCCGATGATTGCCGATACCGACTACAACGTCTCCAAGCTCTACGGCATGCTGCCGGCTGCGATCTCGGGCGATCCCCTTGTGCGCACCGCGGCCGACAACCAGACCGTTCGGAATGTCTTCGTCATCGGGCCGGACAAGAAGATCAAGCTGGTGCTGGTCTATCCGATGACCACGGGCCGGAACTTCCAGGAGATCCTCCGCGTGATCGACTCGCTCCAGCTCACCGCCAAGCACCGCGTCGCGACCCCGGCCGACTGGTCGCAGGGTGACGACGTCATCATCGCGGGCTCGGTCTCCAACGACGAGGCCAAGACGATCTACCCGCAGGGCTGGAAGGAGCCGAAGCCCTACATCCGGATCGTGCCGCAGCCGAAATAACGAAACTGTCATTCCGGGCGATGCGTCAGCGCCGCCCGGGATGACGATGTTAGCTCTTACGCCGCGCGCACGCGTTCGAGGAAGCCCTCGACCTCGGCTTTCAGATGCAGGCTCTCGCCCGACAACGCCTGGGCGGAGGCAAACATCCGGCTGGACGTCTCACCCGTCTCGTTCGCACCCTCGGCGGCCTGACGGACGTTGACGGCGACATCGGCCGTGCCCGATACCGCCGCGCGAACGCTGGCGACGATGTTTTGGGTCGCGCTCTTCTGCTGCTCGACCGCCGCCGAGATCGAGCCGGCGATGCCGCTGATGCGCTCGATGGTCTGGCTGATCGCCTTGATGGCGACAACCGATTCCTCGGTCGCAAGCTGCATGCTGGCGATCTGGTTCGAGATCTCGTCGGTCGCCTTGGCGGTCTGGCCGGCGAGCGTCTTGACCTCCTGGGCCACCACCGCAAAACCGCGGCCGGCATCGCCCGCGCGCGCGGCCTCGATGGTCGCGTTCAGTGCCAGCAGGTTGGTCTGCTCGGCGATCGAGGTGATCAGCTTGACGACATCGCCGATGCGCGCGCCCGCCTCGGAGAGCTGCGCGATGCGCTGATCGGTCGCCTCGGCCTGCCGCACGGCCTCAGCGGAAATGACGTTCGATTCCTGCACCCGCCGGGTGATTTCGGAGATCGATTGAGACAGCTCGTCCGAGGCCGACGCCGCCGAACGCACGTGCTCGGAGGCGTTTTCGGAAGCTCCGGCCGACCGCGCCGACAGATCGGCGGTGGAGCGCGCGGTGTCGGTGAGCTGTCGCGCCGCCCGCTCGAATTCGCCTGACGATGTCAGCACCTTGTCGAGAATGCCGCCGACGCCGCCGCGGAACTCTTCGACGAAATTGCGCAGGTCGGATTTGCGCTGCTCGGCGGCTGCAGCCGAAGCCGCCGCCTGCTCGCTGCGCATCCGCGCCCGCTCCTGCGAATTGCTCCTGAACACCGCGACCGTGCGGGCGATCTCGCCGATCTCGTCGGCGCGGTCCTCGCAATCGATCTCGACGTCGCTTTGACCTTCGGCGAGCGCCGTCAGCGAGCGCGTCACCGAGGTGAGCGGCTTGGTGACACGGCGGACGACCAGCAAGGTGAGGACCATCACCAGCAGCGCGGCGAACCCGGCGGCGATCGCCATGCTTTCGATCGTGTGGGCCAGCATGCTCTCGAACTGGGCCATCGGGATGCCGACATAGAGGATGCCGGCGACCTTGCCGCTGGCGTCGGCGATCGGGAAATAGGCGGTCATGAAGGTCTTGCCGAACAGCGTGGCCGGGCCCTTGTAGGCCTCGCCACGACGCAGCAGCGCCTGCGCCGGATGATCGGCGGCAAGCTGGGTCCCGACGGCGCGGTCGCCATTTTCCTTCTTCACGTTGGTCGAGCGCCGCACGAACTGCCCGCTCGCATCGTCGAACACGAACAGGGTGGCGTTGCCGCCGACATAGGACACCGCGCGATCGACGATGGCGTGATCCTTAAAATCCGGCATCTTGGAAATCTCGGCGCGCGCCACCGCGCCATCCTTCATGGTGATCTTCGCGTCGGGATTGGTCTCGGCAAAGGCCAGCGCCAGCGTGCGCAGACTCACCTCGATATCGCGCAGCGCACGATCGTTGAACACGGAGCTGAGCGACCAATAGCCGGCCCCGACCACGAGCGCCGTATTCATGGCGATCAGCAGCACCGCGCACAGGAGCGCCTTGGTGCCAAGTTTGAATTGCGGCAGAAACTTCGCCGTTGCTCGTCCGTACATGAATGGAATGACTCCTGTAATTCCTGCATATTCGTGCAATCGGCTTACGGTCGCATTAACGGCGGTTCCAATCGCCGGACGCCAATGCTTTCCAAATGGTAAACGAGGACGCCCTGACCACGCCAAGGACTACGCCAAGTGCTCCGCCCATCATCGTCTGGTTTCGCGACGACCTCCGCTTGTCCGACCACCCCGCCCTCCACGCTGCCGCCAAGGTGGCTGCGAAGACCGGCGCGCCGGTGATCTGCCTCTATGTGCTGGACGACGCGGCCGGGCGAACGGCGGGCGCTGCGGCGCGCTGGTGGCTGGCGCAGTCGCTGCGGGCGCTCGGCGCCGACATTGCCACGCGCGGCGGATC containing:
- a CDS encoding alkaline phosphatase family protein, translating into MRRSLVLLSAGLTVLSAGLSTGPASAENNTPRNLILFIPDGLRALKVTPETAPAMAEIRDKGVNFKNSHSLFPTFTMANGSAMSTGHYLGDTGVFSNTIWTNYTSVPAGDTVVPFIENDAVLGDIDEHFKGDYLNEETILKLARDKGLSTAAIGKVGPTYQFDHTDKPEKAGLHSVVFDDATGGKNGVALSDEVKDALTKAGLPLATPPRGDNSKAGDAKTPGTTVANVAQQAYFADVAAKVVLPMFKARNKPFVLVFWSRDPDGTQHNQGDSLNQIMPGINGPSTMASIKNADSNLAQLRRALDELGLAATTNIMVQADHGFSTISKESKTSPSAKVSYDDTPKDFLPMGFLALDLAKALDLPLFDPNDKNAKVEGNKHPKAGNGVLGKDPEKPDLVVATNGGSDLIYLPNKDKKLAARTIKTLLEQDYVSGLFVDDSLGRFPGTLPLSSINLRGKAATPTPAIVVNFRSYASDCGEAPTNCSVQVADTVLRQGQGMHGSFSRGDTMNFMAAIGPDFKAGYVSEIPVSNADVGMTAAQLLGLRSSQNGGLVGRVMSEALPNGIMPKAYKGVEKSKKSENGLQTVLNFQRVGSQRYFDAAGFPGRTLGLEPDAGKQKTAGK
- a CDS encoding ABC transporter permease; this encodes MTMLQGFQIALHALRLNPLRSILTMLGIVIGVASIVTVFAIGSGAQLRLQEQIRSIGANVLMINPGAVYQGGVRLKDGSKLTMTESDVQAILEQIPEIQAAAGSIAGTAQVIHESKNWNTTINGTTTGHFMVRDWQLATGRYFSSTEEAGAGKVVILGSTVAQELFAPGEDPIGAQIRIMKVPLEVVGVLDRKGPAQDDVAFVPLTTAKLRFLGSASNINRDSVAYIIAKVAADGQMAGARTEIENLLRQRHRIPAGQEDDFKVQDPAAAMEAQQGAIRTVALLLVAIASVSLLVGGISIMNVMIVSVTERTREIGIRRALGGRMRDIRLQFLCEALVLCLLGGAIGVGAGVTLSMTVARMAGWITSIDGQAIGLALAFSIATGLIFGFYPAHKASKLSPIEALKTE
- a CDS encoding ABC transporter ATP-binding protein; this encodes MTASLPLISLQSVSRTYRADGVAVTAVRNVSFDIERGEIVAVMGPSGSGKSTLMNMIGLLDLPSEGALYLEGADVADLSEDHRSSLRARSIGFVFQSYNLLARHNAIENVALPLVYCGIGRKERLARAEQSLEAVGMVHRAHHFPRQLSGGEQQRVAIARALIASPLIVLADEPTGALDSRTGAEILALFAALNRTGQTIVMITHDPGIATQCRRTIRLHDGALVADETPAPILPKRSAAP
- a CDS encoding peroxiredoxin, giving the protein MTLPIGATAPDFEAETTEGKIKFHDWIGNSWALLFSHPKDFTPVCTTELGALARLKPEFDKRGVKLMGLSVDPVDRHAKWSEDIKETQGAAPNFPMIADTDYNVSKLYGMLPAAISGDPLVRTAADNQTVRNVFVIGPDKKIKLVLVYPMTTGRNFQEILRVIDSLQLTAKHRVATPADWSQGDDVIIAGSVSNDEAKTIYPQGWKEPKPYIRIVPQPK
- a CDS encoding methyl-accepting chemotaxis protein gives rise to the protein MYGRATAKFLPQFKLGTKALLCAVLLIAMNTALVVGAGYWSLSSVFNDRALRDIEVSLRTLALAFAETNPDAKITMKDGAVARAEISKMPDFKDHAIVDRAVSYVGGNATLFVFDDASGQFVRRSTNVKKENGDRAVGTQLAADHPAQALLRRGEAYKGPATLFGKTFMTAYFPIADASGKVAGILYVGIPMAQFESMLAHTIESMAIAAGFAALLVMVLTLLVVRRVTKPLTSVTRSLTALAEGQSDVEIDCEDRADEIGEIARTVAVFRSNSQERARMRSEQAAASAAAAEQRKSDLRNFVEEFRGGVGGILDKVLTSSGEFERAARQLTDTARSTADLSARSAGASENASEHVRSAASASDELSQSISEITRRVQESNVISAEAVRQAEATDQRIAQLSEAGARIGDVVKLITSIAEQTNLLALNATIEAARAGDAGRGFAVVAQEVKTLAGQTAKATDEISNQIASMQLATEESVVAIKAISQTIERISGIAGSISAAVEQQKSATQNIVASVRAAVSGTADVAVNVRQAAEGANETGETSSRMFASAQALSGESLHLKAEVEGFLERVRAA
- a CDS encoding response regulator transcription factor; its protein translation is MSPDPKNSITPTPRERDLMMLIARGMQNKNIAYELKISENTVRAHIGNIMRKYRLQNRTQIAIIFALHAAPPSLRRNLANGGRTSTTAAPAKAVAQTTPVPTAPD